The sequence aagtcaataaataaatagaagcaTAGGGTTGTGTAATTGGTCATTAGATACAAATACAAAGTCAGTAGCCTTTCTGCTTAGAGCATAGTAATGCTTTCAGCATCTTCTTTAATTCGTCTGcgtcatatatatatgaagaggTCACTCTAGGCCACCAAATTATGCCACAGACAAAAACAAAggataaaaatatatactttgtcTTTACTCACGTCGAGATCGAgtttaaattgttaaatttgttgtttattcttaaatgtaaataatttatatcataATAAGATTCtcattgtattattattatttttttataaattctcATACACTTGATTAGTACAAGtgttttttaaacaatttaagATCAAGAAAATATTAGAGAGtgtaaataaactaaatatatatatatatatatgtatattttaccACAAACAAATTAACTTGTTGTCTCCAACTCCAAACCAGTAggataaataatataatattacgGACCCaacttttttcacaacaaattttgtaattgTTTAAGTTGTTAAGCGTGtctgtcacttttttttttatatataaaaattttactctaacataatttaaatgtatatgtaaATGAAGTTTtctcttagaaattttttttttttataggaaccTAAATCTTAACTTTGTTCCCACTTTACAAAAACTTTATATTTGTAGAGTAACGAGTGCTAAGTATCTAAAGgatagaaaatgaaataatataattaaagacTTCACAATGACAacacatttttatatatgtaaccACTTCAACCAAGCATTAATGTAAATAAtgacattaaaaataaaaataaaaaactcatcaGGCCACTTATGGAAGTGGCAACGTGGTCTAAAATGAAAAGTCAAGGATTGGAAAAGTTGCATAGAGAGAGAGTCACATGTATTATACTATTATAGACAGAGGGAGATCCGCCATAGAAATTGCAGCCTCCATTCCAAAAATATCTTGGCAATACTCCCATTTTTCAAAGGAGCTCTCTTAAAAAAAGGGtccatttttctttgttcactCCGTACACTTTTTCTTCTGTCTACACCTCCACAACTCTATTAACCGTACTATTCCTTTCATTGACTGCTTTCACTGCCTTATAGATCTTGTCCTACTGTTTGTTTTGGGTCTTTCTTCTTTAGTCTTtacaccttttctttttttctcaaaataaagcATACATATTTTGTGTCAGAGTtacattgttgttgttgggaTTTTGGAACTTCTGGGTCTAAAGTTTGTCTCTTGGTATTACAAGCTGCCAAAGCTTCGTTCAAAGAGGTTGGCTTTAGTTGTTCTTGCCTATGTTAATGTTCCTGCTCTTTATAGAAATTGGATTGTTTCTTGTTATTTACTTATTCATATAGTAATTCATTTCCTACTGATGTACAAGTTCTGAAATTTTTGGTCCTTCAATGACAAAGCTTTTCTTTCCTTAGTTATCTAATTTCACTGTTCTTTGTGTGTATAAATGCTTGATTTCACCAGTGGTCTTTTTATTGTATacaaatgcatgaatattaGTTTGGATTAgttttgtttcagtttttaatCAAAAGGGTAGCTTTTTaatgtttctgtttttttcttttttgggtttttagtaGTGTTTCCAAAGCCAATCTGGAGGAGTGAGAAGGGTCTGTGGttccattgttgttgttgtagaaTTAAAAGGgattttagttgtgtttgtgATTCTCTTTGGCCTGTTGGCTATGGGGGACTGTGATTCTACTATTTCAGAAgtagaaggagaagaaaactTAATTGCTGCAGCTAGGCACATTGTTAAAGCATTGGGGTCAAATAAGAAGCTTACATTTAGTGCAAGGAAAACTTTGGCAGAACTTGGCAGCCAATTGTCCACCATGGCTGCACTAAATGAAACAAAGGGTGTTGGGGTTAGTGAGATCGAAGATCGGCTTTATGCTGTTGAGGAGAAGATCTTGAGTTGGGAGGAAGATCAATCTATGATATGGGATTCAGGACCCGAAGAAGCTTCTGAGTATTTGAATGCGGCAGATGAAGCCCGAAAATTGACTGAAAGATTAGAGAGTCTGTGCCTGAATAAAGATGATGATGAGTATAAACTGTTACACAGGGCTCACAATGTTCTTCAGAAGGCAATGGAAAGGCTTGAGGAAGAGTTCAGTCACATGCTTGTTGAGAACAGGCAACCTTTTGAGCCGGAGCATGTGTCTTTTCGATCCAGTGAAGAGGATGTTTTGGATGAGGGCTCAATTATCTCTTTTGGAGATGAGTCGATTGAGGACTCACTTCAGAGAGACAGTCTCAGCAGGGCCTCGGAGGAATATATCCTTGATTTGGTCCATCCGGATGTGATCCCTGAGCTCAGATGCATTGCGAATTTGATGTTCAATTCAAATTACGACCAGGAATGTTACCAGGCCTATTCCAGTGCCCGTAAGGATGCCTTGGATGAGTGCCTCTTCATTCTTGAAATGGAGAAACTTAGCATTGAGGATGTGTTGAAGATGGAATGGGTTAGCTTGAATTCCAAGATAAAGCGATGGGTTCGAACAATGAAGATATTTGTGCGGGTCTATCTTGCTAGCGAGAAATGCCTCAGTCATCAAATTTTTGGGGAGCTCGGAGCTGTTTGTGTAGATTCTTTTGTTGAGGCATCTAAGGCTTCAATGTTGCAGCTTCTGAATTTTGGTGAAGCCATGTCTATAGGTCCTCACCAACCAGAAAAGTTGTCTCGCATTCTTGACATGTATGAGGTGCTATCAGATCTTCTTCCAGATATAGATGCTTTATACTCAGATGAGGTGGGTTCTCCAGTTAGAATCGAGTGTCACGAGGTTCTAAGTAGATTGGGTGATTCTGTAAGGGCAACATTTCTTGAATTTAAGAATGCCATTGCATCAAATGTATCAACAAACCCTTTTGCTGGAGGCGGAATCCACCATCTGACCAGATATGTTATGAATTATGTCAAGATTCTAACTGACTACTGTGAGATCCTTAATTTTCTCCTCAAGGACCATGATGAAGATGATCCTAGTTCCTTGTCACCTGACATGAGTCCAACTAAGGAAGAGGAGAATAAAAGCAGTATCTCCCCAATGGCTCGCCACTTGCGATCAATTGCTTCAATTCTGGAAAGCAACCTTGATGGTAAGTCCAAGCTATATAAGGATGCTTCCCTGCAGCACTTCTTCTTGATGAACAATATTTATTACATGGCTCAAAAGGTCAAGGGGTCTGAGTTAAGGCATATATTTGGAGATGAATGGATTCGAAAGTGCAACTGGAAATTCCAACAGCATGCCATGAATTATGAGCGAGCTAGTTGGAGTTCAATCCTCTCTTTGCTTAAGGATGAGGGGATTCAAAATCCCGGTTCAAATTCTATCTCAAAAACTCTGCTCAAGGAAAGGATTCGGAGCTTTTATATAGCATTTGAGGAGACATACAAGACGCAAACATCATGGCTTATCCCAGATCATCAGCTTAGAGAAGATTTACGGATCTCAACATCCCTCAAGGTGATCCAGGCTTATCGGACATTTGTGGGAAGGCATGGTAGTCTCTTAAGTGACAAGCATATTAAGTATACTGCTGATGATTTAGAGAGTTTTCTTCTGGATCTCTTTGAGGGATCTCCAAAATCTTTACAAAACAGCCATAGGAGGTAATAAGCAAGTTCAGTTTCATTCCAGTTAAGTTCCTGTCTTGTGTATGTAGTCTGATTTGTTTGAAAATGTTCATAGTTGTAAGTTCTTTGTTACCTTAGAATACAGATTGTACTAAGCAAAAACAATGTGAAACTGGTTTGTGACATGGTTTGCATCTATATGACTCAAATCTATCAATTGCAAGTCTTCAAAGCAATCTTTCATGGCAGTAAATGACTCATTCAAAGTCATCTTCCTCCAATCACACAGGATCCTCAAATTGATATTCGATACACACTTAATGACCCCTCCTAGTACTTTGCCCAAAAAAGGTATTCAATTTTTCTAGGTCAAAGATTTGGTCAATGCAGAATTTTGACGCCCAGTAAATTATGAATCTCAAAGCCCATCCAAATACAATTCCTCACTTTTGACTTTCCATATTAAAAAATACTCAGGCACTAAAtaacaaattcataattttcaagttcttccaaagaaaattcaattcagAAATTATTTGCACAATCAACCTCTAGAATCTCCTAGTGTTGTAGAAACAGTTCTTCATTCTCTTCCAATCCCCCGagtaaatattttcaatattaatAAACTAGAACCTTagcttcaaatttttgtagaaaTAACTCCTCAATTTCTTCCATCTATTtaattgcaacaaatatttcgaattttttcatcacctaatttttcaaattcaattgtTTGTCATTTTGATTTTGAGCTAAAATTTGGCAAATCAAGcacttcaaattcaaatatgcACAATTTATAAACTTGAGATGATATATTCAAAAGCTTTTTGGGAAGATTACAAAGTAGTCTAGACAAATTTACTTCCTTTAGAAATAACATTTAGTTAttaaccaaaaaaccaaaattaatataGTGAGTCACTGACATGTATGTTTGAAATTCTTTGAAAACTGTTGAACTTTCAGTCTTCATAATTGTCAAAGATTTATTGCATCCAACTTGTTAACACCGAATTTTGCCTCTTATATTTTTGTCTTAAGGACACTCGTTGACCAGACCCATTATGAATAATGGATAATGAACATACTCcatgaaagaaaatttaatagaatCTCTATACATGCAACagtcaaattgaccaaaatctCAATCAAACGAAGGATTGAAGAATGTCATGAATttatttggggggggggggggggggggggaaatcaACTTTGATCAAGTTTCACTAGAACTGAtcaaagtttgaattttgaacaataATCTGATTATTTGATTGAAATAAATGAGATGTCTCTCTGTCAGTGCACACATGGATTATCCAAAAAGTAAGAAATTTCTTAAACTAGAGAAAATGAGCCAAAATGGGGATATATCTCTTTCGTCCAAAAGTTCAAGCAAAATGCCTCATTTCTGAAGCTATTTAGtgatatgcccctgttttgaaaatcGATTtgtttaaaatcgagtttcagtAAGGAACTCGAATTCATGGAACTTAAGTTCCTTGaatggagctcgagttccacaaattttttttttttttaagttcaatttgcccataactcgattttctaaaaatcaagtttacattgaaactcgatttttagaaaatcgagtttcaaaacagaggCATATccctaaataatttcaaaaattgggTATTTTGCTATAACTTTTGGACGAAATGGGTATATCCCCATTTTGGCCAGAGAAAATGTCCTAAAGGTTGGCTACAACAATTTGTCTTGGTGAGCTTTGAATTATTGGAAAATTCATGTATAAATAACAAACTACAAAGTATTAACTAGCAAGATTTTGGAATTTGACTTGAAATTTCTTACCGAGCGTCCAACTTCTAAGGCTCACATATTCTTGTCTCGCGGTCCAAACTCCAAATACCATGGAATTGATTTCATTAGAAATTAGACTTCATAAGCTTTTCAACATTACCAAAATCATTCTAATAGTgataataaaaatcttaaacaaaaattagaagTTTGCAATAAAAAAGAGTCATAAAAGGAGGGCAGAGCATTACCTGTCAACtcatttcatcaattttttttgctctaaaACCCTTCTTAAATAGCTGCCAAAACACTTTTCTCAAATCCCTCactccagaaaaaaaaaaaccaatagtGGTACAATCTCTCCTTACCTACTTTCTGTGTTCTAATCAATTTCATACCCATTGGCAATTTGATGCGATCCAATATGATGGATCCTCATACCTCATGAGTAAAGGTTCTTAATGGTAGAGGAAACATACACACCCAAAGTGTCGGCTGGAAATGTAGGCATCGATTCAAATTCAATGATGTGCATCGAAATTATGTCATGTCCCCTTAATTCGCTTGGTGTCTTTGCATGTTCTGAACTATGGTTCTCACATCTCACTCATGGTACGATATTGGTTAACTGTGTGTCACTCATGGTACGATATTGGTCAACTGTGTGTCACTCTTGTTGGTAATAGATGAGTGTATACACCCAAGGTTCTAGCTTAAGCACGTACATGAGCCAATGATGCATATCCATTGGTGGTATGTCCCTctataagagcattagcattggagaatgctaatgccatatctaagagaaatttagaattttaagtCCCAAAACCATCTGCATTCGTGAATGCTAAACAGAagtattgcaaaattttttgcaatactgctacagtgcaattctaaacatagaattgcactgtagcaagtattgtaaaaaaataataatattttatctcactctctctcctctgtctctcatctctcatctctgtctctccaatctccatcACCGAACCTCATCTCTgtctctccaatctccatcGCCGAACCCAGCAACTGCAACCCAGCACCATTTCACGCCATCCGCAACAGTCACCCGCAACCCAGCACCACAGAGCACAGCCACTCCATCGCCGAACCCAGATGGGCAAGAGCTTCAAATCCCAATCTTTCTCAATACTTGGAAACTTCCGCAAAAACTTGGAGTAAGTCTCAGAACTCCCCGCTGCACCCATCAACCACAACCTCTCACCATGAAGCTCCACCAACTGGCTCAACCTCGACACCACAAAAATCACACCACCACCCTCACTCGAATCATCATTGTCTTCGACCAAAGCCTTCAAATCCCCAAAGTTGACCACAACTCTCCCTCCTCGCTCATCCAAGCATTGCAGCTCACCCACTTCCTTCAACTTCAACCCCATCTTCTCTACACTCCCACCCCCATTCACAAACTCCGAAATCTCATTCCCTATACAAATCACACTCAACCCACTTAACTCACTCGGCAAAACATTTTCTCCTCCATTCTTCACGCGCTCCGTAAAACTCCGAAGTGCGTCCATCGCACAAACCCCAAGCAATAACAGGTTCCTCTTCCCGCTCTTTCCCACCAAAACCTCCGCAATTCTTCTCGAATTCTCTCGTCTTCCATACCCGGAAACCCGAAACTGCTACGTCGTTGTGTCAAATCCGAGTCGGTCAAGTTACAGAGAAAAACCGGCGGGCATCGGGTTCGGGCGAAGCGCGAAACCGGCGGGTGAATAATCGCGAGCTTAATATCGGTGCTCCGAAAACCCGCTTCGCCGAATACCCAGCTGACAATCAGGTCATCGAGAATCGACAAAATGAAGTGCTTGAGCTCGACTTTCAAGAGCGACGTCGTTTGctactgctgctgctgctgagtTTGGCTCTGAATttattgagaaaagaaaaaattttgatatatattattttattttataaatatattattttaataagtaaaagaGGGAAATAGAAGTTTGGGATGTgaaggtattgtaaaataagatggtataatgataaagttaatttttagaatggtaaaatagagtagcattagcattttccaatgctaatgctctaatagATCCTCATTCAATGCTACACGTGCTTGCCAAATATTGAGCGAGGTTTTTAATAATGGAGCAATGATACTCTTACGCTCGTTTTTTAATATCTAATTTTTTACGCctctttcatattttaaatatgaaCATTTTCGTATCAATTGTggatattaatataaaatagtgGATGTAAACGAGTGTAAGAGGatactttttctttaataatgtGACTCATGCATGTGCTAGGTGTCCTCCCAAGTGGAATGCTACTATTGCAAACTAGTGCACAGTGACCAAATGTATATAGAATGCTTCTAGCGTGCATTGTGCACACAAATGTGAGACTATTAGTGCACCAATTGGGAGACCTCGCCAAATTATCATtgcataaataatataaaagaataCTCTCAGATTGATGAAAGTGGTGGGTTCTAGtcagctcaactagtaaagtctctgatgcttgaa is a genomic window of Quercus lobata isolate SW786 chromosome 2, ValleyOak3.0 Primary Assembly, whole genome shotgun sequence containing:
- the LOC115976291 gene encoding exocyst complex component EXO70E2, which produces MGDCDSTISEVEGEENLIAAARHIVKALGSNKKLTFSARKTLAELGSQLSTMAALNETKGVGVSEIEDRLYAVEEKILSWEEDQSMIWDSGPEEASEYLNAADEARKLTERLESLCLNKDDDEYKLLHRAHNVLQKAMERLEEEFSHMLVENRQPFEPEHVSFRSSEEDVLDEGSIISFGDESIEDSLQRDSLSRASEEYILDLVHPDVIPELRCIANLMFNSNYDQECYQAYSSARKDALDECLFILEMEKLSIEDVLKMEWVSLNSKIKRWVRTMKIFVRVYLASEKCLSHQIFGELGAVCVDSFVEASKASMLQLLNFGEAMSIGPHQPEKLSRILDMYEVLSDLLPDIDALYSDEVGSPVRIECHEVLSRLGDSVRATFLEFKNAIASNVSTNPFAGGGIHHLTRYVMNYVKILTDYCEILNFLLKDHDEDDPSSLSPDMSPTKEEENKSSISPMARHLRSIASILESNLDGKSKLYKDASLQHFFLMNNIYYMAQKVKGSELRHIFGDEWIRKCNWKFQQHAMNYERASWSSILSLLKDEGIQNPGSNSISKTLLKERIRSFYIAFEETYKTQTSWLIPDHQLREDLRISTSLKVIQAYRTFVGRHGSLLSDKHIKYTADDLESFLLDLFEGSPKSLQNSHRR